A stretch of the uncultured Desulfobacter sp. genome encodes the following:
- a CDS encoding HD domain-containing protein produces the protein MSSKIPTRGAALALLKRYNKSESLIKHAFAVEGVMRYMAEKHGADKETWGVVGLIHDLDYEQFPDQHCKKTEEILTENDWPADLIRAVVSHGWGICTDVKPESTMEKVLFAVDELTGLVATSALVRPSKSVMDIKTKSVKKKWKDKRFAMGVDRSIIQKGADMLGVELSELITDTIMGMREVAVEIGLKGDV, from the coding sequence ATGAGCAGCAAGATACCGACACGTGGCGCAGCCTTGGCACTTCTAAAGCGTTACAACAAAAGTGAGAGCCTTATCAAGCATGCATTTGCCGTTGAAGGCGTAATGCGTTACATGGCCGAAAAACATGGGGCGGATAAAGAGACATGGGGCGTTGTGGGCTTGATCCACGACCTTGATTATGAGCAGTTTCCAGATCAGCACTGCAAAAAAACCGAAGAAATTTTAACAGAAAACGATTGGCCGGCGGATCTAATCCGTGCCGTGGTCAGCCATGGATGGGGTATTTGTACGGATGTCAAACCTGAAAGCACCATGGAAAAAGTCCTCTTTGCCGTTGACGAACTTACAGGACTGGTGGCAACTTCGGCGCTGGTGAGACCGTCAAAGAGTGTCATGGATATAAAAACAAAATCGGTCAAAAAGAAATGGAAAGACAAAAGATTTGCAATGGGCGTTGATCGATCAATCATTCAAAAAGGCGCCGATATGTTGGGTGTTGAATTGAGCGAACTGATTACGGATACGATCATGGGAATGCGCGAGGTCGCTGTCGAAATCGGGTTGAAAGGAGACGTTTAG
- the mtnP gene encoding S-methyl-5'-thioadenosine phosphorylase — MIRVGIIGGSGLDDPDILEDCKKLEVDTPYGAPSSDIMSGLINDTRVLILARHGRKHQYSPTQVNNRANIYALKQAGATHIIATTACGSLREEIDRGHFVILDQFIDFTRFRKNTFADSFEHGAVHTAMAHPFDDFLRNVLYKSAKDIGLNVHDNGCVVTIEGPRFSTVAESKMFRLWGADVINMSTAPEAMLANEAGLPYAAVAMATDYDCWKQDESPVTWDDILSVFNQNADNVKQLFINAVSQIATMD, encoded by the coding sequence ATGATACGGGTAGGTATTATTGGGGGATCAGGACTGGATGATCCTGATATTCTGGAAGATTGTAAAAAACTTGAGGTTGACACCCCCTATGGTGCGCCTTCATCAGATATCATGTCCGGCCTGATCAATGATACCCGGGTATTGATTCTGGCAAGGCACGGGCGCAAGCACCAGTACAGCCCCACCCAGGTGAACAACCGGGCAAATATATATGCCTTAAAACAGGCAGGTGCTACACATATTATTGCCACAACCGCCTGCGGCAGCCTGAGAGAGGAAATCGACCGGGGCCATTTTGTGATCCTGGATCAGTTCATTGATTTTACCCGGTTTCGTAAAAATACCTTTGCCGACTCTTTTGAACACGGTGCGGTTCACACGGCCATGGCCCACCCGTTTGATGACTTCCTGCGCAACGTGCTGTACAAATCTGCCAAAGATATAGGATTGAATGTCCATGACAATGGATGTGTGGTAACCATTGAAGGCCCTAGATTTTCAACGGTGGCCGAATCCAAAATGTTCCGGTTGTGGGGCGCGGATGTTATCAATATGTCAACAGCACCTGAGGCTATGCTGGCCAATGAGGCAGGTCTCCCCTACGCCGCCGTGGCCATGGCCACCGATTATGACTGTTGGAAACAGGATGAATCCCCGGTAACTTGGGATGATATTTTATCTGTGTTCAACCAAAATGCCGACAATGTCAAACAATTGTTCATCAATGCTGTCTCGCAAATAGCGACCATGGACTGA
- a CDS encoding thioredoxin family protein, with protein sequence MRKENILVVVLVVLILGGIYFYKRPGLNVESKTDQAKLGPTAAENQTSQRPSADASENISWNDYTPGMALAGKEGKNIFLYFHASWCGYCTKLKKETFTDDRIKDYLNDHFVSIAVDTDKREKLARQWGVRGLPTLWFLEPDGTKINSLPGFATADQLLSILQYIHTQSYKTMSYQEYVQQKKS encoded by the coding sequence ATGAGAAAAGAAAATATACTGGTAGTGGTACTGGTGGTGCTAATCTTAGGTGGTATATATTTTTACAAAAGGCCTGGATTGAATGTCGAGTCCAAGACAGACCAGGCAAAACTTGGACCCACTGCTGCTGAAAATCAAACCTCACAACGTCCATCTGCTGACGCGTCCGAGAATATTTCCTGGAATGATTACACCCCGGGCATGGCTCTGGCCGGAAAAGAGGGGAAAAACATTTTTCTTTATTTCCACGCGTCCTGGTGTGGATACTGTACCAAGTTAAAAAAGGAGACCTTCACGGATGATCGGATTAAGGACTATCTGAATGATCATTTTGTCAGCATTGCCGTAGATACGGACAAACGTGAAAAATTGGCCCGGCAATGGGGGGTTAGAGGCTTACCTACCCTCTGGTTCCTGGAACCGGACGGAACCAAAATCAATAGCCTGCCCGGTTTTGCCACTGCGGATCAGTTGCTTTCAATTTTACAGTATATCCACACCCAAAGTTACAAAACCATGAGTTATCAAGAATATGTTCAACAAAAAAAATCGTGA
- a CDS encoding DUF3617 family protein translates to MIKKLISIAFLFTIIFSPFSANCMDFKPGKYEITSKMEMPGMSMPAQTVTQCLTQENPIPDNSSGNQGCEIDMQEKGNTLTWTMECTQQGQKVTSTGKMTYSEDSFAGTMTVETGPQAGNMTMKTQITGKRIGACD, encoded by the coding sequence ATGATTAAAAAATTAATCTCTATCGCTTTTTTGTTCACCATTATTTTTTCGCCCTTTTCAGCGAATTGTATGGATTTTAAACCGGGAAAATACGAAATCACCTCAAAAATGGAAATGCCGGGAATGTCTATGCCTGCACAGACCGTAACCCAGTGCCTTACACAGGAAAATCCGATACCGGATAACTCATCGGGAAATCAGGGCTGCGAAATAGATATGCAAGAAAAAGGAAACACACTTACCTGGACCATGGAGTGCACGCAACAAGGCCAGAAAGTCACATCAACGGGTAAGATGACCTATTCTGAAGATTCTTTTGCGGGCACAATGACAGTGGAAACAGGACCACAAGCAGGAAATATGACCATGAAAACCCAAATCACCGGCAAAAGGATCGGCGCTTGTGATTAA
- a CDS encoding transglutaminase family protein, with the protein MKNTTFENSKLHDVVLKYKTGYCYAKSHLLAALLRACNIPAGLCYQRLTIANNKAPFCLHGLNAVYLQRHGWYRIDSRGNKN; encoded by the coding sequence TTGAAAAACACTACTTTTGAAAATTCAAAATTACATGATGTTGTATTAAAATACAAAACAGGTTATTGTTATGCAAAAAGCCACTTATTGGCAGCTCTCTTAAGGGCTTGCAACATCCCCGCAGGATTATGCTATCAACGCCTGACAATAGCCAACAATAAAGCACCATTTTGTCTGCATGGCTTAAATGCTGTCTACCTGCAAAGGCATGGCTGGTATCGTATTGACAGTCGTGGCAATAAAAATTGA
- a CDS encoding GNAT family protein → MMQDRTKQQMNFGVYLSPITHNHITHLIGFSDDPELIDTMGWHPFRCNESERFIKTVEILTLPDSGDGDPITFSIIAHKNDVPIGYVTLKGIHNDKSKAEIGIAIMDGRYRSGGHGTEALKLVADYAFNTMNLSTIALTVFHSNTRAIKAYEKVGFKTVDILKKSWTMPNGEKIDMLLMALNKKRFCLQTKRLEG, encoded by the coding sequence ATGATGCAAGATAGGACAAAACAACAAATGAATTTTGGCGTGTATCTTTCGCCGATCACACATAATCATATTACCCATCTAATAGGTTTTTCAGATGATCCTGAACTTATTGATACAATGGGATGGCATCCATTCCGATGTAATGAAAGTGAAAGATTTATTAAAACGGTAGAAATTCTTACATTACCTGATAGTGGTGATGGTGATCCAATAACATTTTCCATTATTGCTCATAAAAACGATGTTCCAATAGGCTATGTCACCCTTAAAGGCATCCACAATGATAAATCAAAGGCAGAAATTGGTATAGCAATAATGGATGGGCGGTACCGCTCAGGTGGGCATGGAACTGAAGCGTTAAAGCTTGTAGCCGATTATGCATTTAATACCATGAATTTATCCACCATAGCTCTCACTGTCTTTCATTCCAATACAAGAGCGATTAAGGCTTATGAGAAGGTTGGTTTTAAGACAGTAGATATCCTGAAAAAGTCATGGACGATGCCAAACGGGGAAAAAATTGATATGTTGTTAATGGCGTTAAATAAAAAGAGATTTTGTTTGCAAACTAAACGGTTGGAGGGATAA
- a CDS encoding DUF6485 family protein has translation MECKQDKNLKQCNCSYEPCSRKGICCECIRYHVRMRQLPACVFPNDAEQTYDRSYEHFARLVGEGKV, from the coding sequence ATGGAATGCAAACAAGATAAAAATCTTAAACAGTGCAACTGCAGCTATGAGCCTTGCTCAAGAAAAGGTATATGCTGCGAATGTATCAGGTATCATGTCAGGATGCGTCAACTGCCGGCCTGCGTATTTCCTAACGATGCTGAGCAGACCTATGACCGCAGTTATGAGCATTTTGCCCGTCTGGTCGGCGAGGGCAAAGTTTAG
- a CDS encoding adenine phosphoribosyltransferase, with translation MDLKQNIRSIPDWPIEGVVFRDLTTLMQDPKAFRYSCDILYDRYKDKNLDKMVGIDARGFVFGAVVAYRLGIGFVPVRKKGKLPHETIEQSYSLEYGEGTLEMHKDAVSPGEKVVIVDDLIATGGTVGATVKLVKQLGADLLECAFVVELPDLKGRTQIPGCPVFSITEFEGE, from the coding sequence ATGGATTTAAAGCAGAACATCAGAAGCATACCGGATTGGCCAATCGAAGGCGTTGTTTTCAGGGATTTGACCACATTGATGCAGGATCCCAAAGCATTTAGATACTCTTGTGATATTCTCTACGACCGTTATAAAGATAAGAATCTTGACAAGATGGTCGGCATTGATGCCAGAGGTTTTGTGTTTGGTGCCGTGGTGGCCTATCGCCTTGGTATCGGTTTTGTCCCGGTACGCAAGAAAGGAAAATTGCCCCACGAGACCATTGAACAAAGCTACAGCCTTGAATATGGGGAAGGCACCCTTGAGATGCACAAAGATGCCGTTTCTCCTGGCGAAAAAGTGGTCATTGTGGATGATCTCATTGCCACCGGAGGCACGGTGGGTGCTACGGTGAAACTTGTAAAGCAGCTGGGGGCTGATCTGCTCGAATGCGCCTTTGTTGTGGAACTGCCTGATCTTAAGGGCCGGACTCAGATTCCCGGCTGCCCTGTGTTTAGTATCACAGAATTTGAAGGAGAATAA
- a CDS encoding PilZ domain-containing protein, with protein MTQLKIIFALIIFLISIFICVQFLKLYRRFKRASDNSTAKNIYVVKCNDNVVDGDFCLEDQTSFEPAVSRPKTSQGQERRKCPRTEFQGFVDFINKGSLYKEQALDLSYSGIFIKSKTPEKYKKNDSIVVTFQTDESGPQRRNGRIVRISHTGIGVKFVF; from the coding sequence ATGACGCAATTGAAAATTATATTCGCCCTCATAATTTTTTTGATCTCGATTTTTATATGCGTTCAGTTTCTTAAACTTTACAGACGGTTTAAGCGGGCTTCGGACAATTCCACTGCAAAAAATATTTATGTTGTGAAATGCAACGACAATGTGGTAGATGGAGACTTTTGCCTTGAAGACCAGACATCCTTTGAACCAGCCGTTTCTCGGCCGAAAACTTCCCAGGGACAAGAGCGCCGCAAGTGCCCCAGAACGGAATTTCAGGGTTTTGTAGATTTTATCAACAAAGGCTCCCTGTACAAAGAACAGGCCCTGGATCTGAGTTATTCCGGCATTTTCATCAAGTCCAAGACGCCGGAAAAGTACAAAAAAAACGATTCTATTGTGGTGACCTTTCAAACCGATGAATCAGGTCCCCAGCGTCGAAACGGCCGGATCGTTCGAATCAGTCACACAGGGATAGGCGTTAAGTTTGTTTTCTGA
- a CDS encoding EAL domain-containing protein → MDKLRQSLRANVKLMKSEITRYALFGTFIAFVALLLATALNAYVQSGAITIQSMIEAQKTNVTLWFMDAMPFIFAFWGQYTSTIMAYEAGSMVMEQTASLRDRTVELEHKAVHEATHDALTGLPNRALLYDRLNHAIQIASRRKTGLVMMILNLDGFKQINDTLGHFSGDQLLCQVVSRLQIMIRKSDTLARIGGDEFAILLDMSTHRDVVLNIVKKLQKIFMEPFSIDGLDIEVMSSIGISSFPDHGMEADTIMQRASLALVNAKQSTKKFALYDKEMDKSSPKRITMMGELRHAIDASELMVYYQPKIDLAQSRVSCVEALVRWQHPEHGFLPPDEFIPLAERTGLIRPLTNWVLNAALKQGEQWHKKGLKMGVAVNLSPASLLDTELPNVIVGMLSLYDIPAGYITLEVTEGSMIKDPDLALKILSKLASLGIKISIDDFGTGYSSLAYLKKLPAKELKIDKSFVLDMLKSDSDAVIVRSIIDLGHNLSMKVVAEGVENKETAGKLKALGCDILQGFYFAKPLNREDLIQWLDENSGSTNQLY, encoded by the coding sequence ATGGATAAATTACGCCAATCCCTTCGCGCTAACGTCAAACTCATGAAGTCCGAGATTACCCGCTATGCGTTGTTTGGTACCTTCATCGCCTTTGTTGCGCTTCTCCTGGCCACAGCACTCAATGCCTATGTTCAGTCAGGAGCAATTACCATTCAATCCATGATTGAGGCACAGAAAACAAACGTCACCCTCTGGTTCATGGATGCCATGCCTTTTATATTTGCCTTTTGGGGCCAATACACCAGCACGATCATGGCCTATGAAGCCGGTTCCATGGTCATGGAACAAACCGCGAGCCTGCGGGATCGCACCGTTGAACTTGAACACAAAGCGGTACACGAAGCCACCCACGATGCGCTCACCGGATTGCCAAACCGTGCACTGCTTTATGACAGGCTGAATCATGCCATTCAGATCGCATCCAGGCGTAAAACCGGTTTGGTGATGATGATTTTGAATCTTGACGGATTTAAGCAGATCAATGACACGTTAGGTCATTTCAGCGGGGATCAGCTATTATGCCAGGTGGTTTCCCGGCTCCAAATCATGATAAGAAAATCCGATACCCTTGCCAGGATTGGTGGTGATGAGTTTGCCATCCTTCTTGATATGAGCACCCACAGGGACGTGGTGCTCAATATCGTAAAAAAGCTGCAGAAAATATTTATGGAACCCTTTTCCATAGATGGACTTGATATAGAGGTGATGTCCAGTATCGGTATCTCTTCCTTTCCTGACCACGGCATGGAAGCAGATACCATTATGCAGCGGGCAAGCCTGGCGCTGGTCAATGCCAAACAGAGCACCAAAAAATTTGCCCTATACGATAAAGAGATGGATAAAAGCAGCCCAAAACGCATCACCATGATGGGGGAACTGCGACACGCCATTGATGCCAGTGAACTGATGGTCTATTACCAGCCGAAAATTGATCTGGCTCAGTCCCGGGTCAGCTGTGTAGAAGCCCTGGTCCGTTGGCAGCATCCGGAGCACGGATTTCTTCCACCGGACGAATTCATTCCCTTGGCCGAACGGACCGGACTGATTCGGCCTTTGACTAATTGGGTACTAAATGCTGCCCTTAAGCAAGGGGAGCAATGGCACAAAAAAGGACTGAAGATGGGGGTTGCGGTTAATTTGAGTCCAGCTTCTCTTCTGGACACGGAACTGCCTAACGTCATTGTGGGCATGCTCTCTCTCTATGACATTCCGGCCGGATACATTACCCTTGAGGTTACTGAAGGGTCCATGATCAAAGACCCTGACCTGGCTTTGAAAATTCTCAGTAAGTTGGCCTCGCTGGGGATTAAGATCTCTATTGATGATTTCGGCACTGGATATTCATCTCTGGCCTATTTGAAAAAACTGCCGGCAAAGGAATTGAAAATAGATAAGTCATTTGTTCTCGACATGCTGAAAAGTGACAGTGACGCCGTCATTGTCAGGTCAATCATTGACCTGGGCCATAACCTGAGCATGAAAGTGGTGGCTGAAGGTGTTGAAAATAAAGAGACCGCCGGGAAACTGAAAGCTCTGGGATGCGATATCCTCCAGGGGTTTTACTTTGCCAAGCCATTGAATCGTGAGGACTTGATTCAATGGTTGGATGAAAACAGCGGTTCTACTAATCAACTGTATTAA
- a CDS encoding YccF family protein, protein MTFLLNLLWFVIGGGWAAGLLWILTGCILMLTVVGIPFGWAAFRIAGFAAFPYGKTLVDARAVGEEVITGTTMANILWIIFAGIWLAISHISAGICLCMTIIGIPFGFAHFRLAAVCFAPLGRRTVLI, encoded by the coding sequence ATGACCTTTTTGTTAAATTTGCTCTGGTTTGTAATTGGCGGGGGATGGGCTGCAGGCCTTTTATGGATTCTTACCGGCTGTATTCTGATGCTCACGGTCGTAGGCATTCCTTTTGGCTGGGCTGCATTTAGAATTGCCGGCTTTGCCGCATTTCCCTATGGCAAAACGCTTGTGGATGCCAGGGCCGTGGGTGAGGAAGTGATAACCGGCACGACTATGGCCAATATTCTGTGGATTATCTTTGCAGGTATATGGCTGGCCATCTCACACATCTCAGCCGGCATTTGCCTTTGTATGACCATTATCGGCATCCCCTTCGGGTTCGCCCATTTCCGGCTGGCCGCCGTATGTTTTGCGCCTTTGGGGAGACGTACTGTGTTAATATAG